A window of Syngnathoides biaculeatus isolate LvHL_M chromosome 9, ASM1980259v1, whole genome shotgun sequence contains these coding sequences:
- the pou4f2 gene encoding POU domain, class 4, transcription factor 2, whose product MMMMSLSSKQPFSAMAHASLHAEAKYSSLHSGAANNSTSSSSSSATSNAVSSSSSASSASSSSASSCASSRHSSIISTSSEAMRRACLPTPPSNIFGGLDESLLARAEALAAVDIVSQSKSHLHHHHPPPHHSPFKPDATYHTMNTLPCTSSSSSSASSVPISHPSALGGGGGGGGGGGGGHGHGHHHHHHHHHHHHQPHQALEGDLLEHITPGLALGAMAGPDGSVVSTPGHPAHMAGMNHMHQAALSMAHAHGLPPHMGMSDVDADPRDLEAFAERFKQRRIKLGVTQADVGSALASLKIPGVGSLSQSTICRFESLTLSHNNMIALKPILQAWLEEAEKSHREKLNKPELFNGAEKKRKRTSIAAPEKRSLEAYFAIQPRPSSEKIAAIAEKLDLKKNVVRVWFCNQRQKQKRMKYSACV is encoded by the exons atgatgatgatgtctcTGAGCAGCAAGCAGCCCTTCTCCGCCATGGCGCACGCCAGCCTGCACGCCGAGGCCAAGTACTCCTCGCTGCACTCGGGCGCCGCCAACAACtccacgtcgtcgtcgtcgtcgtcggccaCCTCCAACGCGGTGTCGTCGTCCTCTTCGGCGTCCTCGGCTTCGTCCTCGTCGGCGTCCTCGTGCGCCTCCTCCCGCCACAGCAGCATCATCAGCACCAGCTCCGAAGCGATGCGGCGCGCGTGTCTCCCCACGCCGCCG agcaATATATTCGGCGGCTTGGACGAGAGTCTGCTGGCCCGGGCTGAGGCGCTCGCCGCGGTGGACATCGTCTCGCAGAGCAAGAGccacctccaccaccaccacccgccGCCGCACCACAGCCCCTTCAAGCCGGACGCCACCTACCACACCATGAACACGCTGCCGTGcacctcgtcgtcgtcgtcgtccgccTCGTCGGTGCCCATCTCGCACCCGTCCGCGCTCgggggaggaggcggcggcggcggaggcggcggaGGGGGCCACGGCCAcggccaccaccaccaccaccatcatcaccaccaccaccaccagccgcACCAGGCTCTGGAGGGCGACCTCCTGGAGCACATCACTCCGGGCCTGGCGCTGGGGGCCATGGCGGGGCCCGACGGCTCGGTGGTGTCCACGCCCGGCCACCCGGCGCACATGGCCGGCATGAACCACATGCACCAGGCGGCGCTGAGCATGGCGCACGCGCACGGGCTGCCGCCGCACATGGGCATGAGCGACGTGGACGCGGACCCGCGCGACCTGGAGGCCTTCGCCGAGCGCTTCAAGCAGCGGCGCATCAAGCTCGGCGTGACGCAGGCCGACGTGGGCTCGGCGCTGGCCTCCCTCAAGATCCCCGGCGTGGGCTCGCTGAGCCAGAGCACCATCTGCAGGTTCGAGTCCCTGACGCTGTCGCACAACAACATGATCGCGCTCAAGCCCATCCTGCAGGCGTGGCTGGAGGAGGCCGAGAAGTCGCACCGGGAGAAGCTCAACAAGCCCGAGCTCTTCAACGGCGCCGAGAAGAAGCGCAAGCGCACGTCCATCGCGGCGCCGGAGAAGCGCTCGCTGGAGGCCTACTTCGCCATCCAGCCCAGGCCCTCGTCGGAAAAGATCGCGGCCATCGCCGAGAAGCTGGACCTGAAGAAGAACGTGGTGCGCGTGTGGTTTTGCAACCAGCGGCAGAAACAGAAACGCATGAAGTACTCGGCCTGCGTTTGA